In the genome of Streptomyces fagopyri, the window TCATCATCGAGATCAACGGCGGCTACTTCTACCTCATGTCCGCCGGGGCCAACGCCTATCTGGCGGTCCTCGCCAACCAGACCGCGGAACCCGGCCTGATGAGCAACCGCATGCGTGACCTCGTCGCACGGATCGGCGCGCATCTCACCAGCCCGCCGCGCCGCAACGGGCAGACCGTATGACTCCTCCGCAACGCCGCCGGCGCCATCCCACCGAAGAGCCCCGCGAAGTCCCCCAGGGAAGCCCCCCGCACGGGGGAGCCGCCCCGGCGGAAGCCCCCCAGGAGGGCCAGGAGCAGGACCCCAAGATCCCCGGGCGCCTGTACGTGCTCACCGGCGGGAGCGAGGGCGGCGACCGGGCCGACCTCGACCTGGTCACCTTGATCGTGGCGCGCGCCGACCCTCCGGCGCCCACCACTCAACCCGAGCAGTCGGTGCTGCTGCGGCTCTGCAGGGCCCCGCTGTCCGTGGCCGAGCTCTCGGCCTATCTCAATCTGCCGTTCAGCGTGGTGACCGTCCTGCTCACCGAGCTGCTGACGGCCGAACTGGTACAGGCGCGCGCCCCGATCGTCCGCTCGGCGCTCCCCGACCGTTCCCTCCTCGAAGCGGTGATGCATGGACTTCAAAAGCTCTGACACGATCACCGGCCCGCGCGCCGAGGACCACCTGCCGCACACGGCGACCGCCGCGGTGAAGATCGTGATCGTGGGCGGTTTCGGGGTCGGCAAGACGACCATGGTGGGTGCCGTCAGCGAGATCAAGCCGCTGACCACCGAGGAGACCATGACGCAGGCCGGCATCGGCATCGACGACAACTACGGATCCGAGACCAAGACGGCCACCACCGTGGCCATGGACTTCGGACGTATCAGCATCACGGAACAACTGGTGCTGTACCTCTTCGGCACCCCCGGCCAGGAGCGCTTCTGGTTCCTGTGGAACGGCCTCTTCGAGGGCGCGCTGGGCGCGGTCGTGCTGATCGACACCCGCCGCCTCGAAGTCAGCTTCGACGTGATCGGCCGTCTGGAGGAACGCGGCGTGCCGTTCGTCATCGCCATAAACGACTTCCCGGACGCGCCCAGCTATCCGATCGAGGACCTGCGCACCGCGCTCGACCTCTCGGAGGAGATCCCGATCGTCAGGTGCGACGCGCGCCGCCGGGCCTCCAGCCGCGACGTCCTGATGACGCTGATGCGTTTCCTGCACTCGCTGGCGATGTCCCCCTCGCGGGCCTGACGGCCGCCGGCGACCGCGAGCCCCCCACCCCCACCCCACTCCCACCCCCCAAGACACCGGACCCCATTCAGCTTCGGAGCGATCACCGTGACGCCTGAACCCCACTCACCGGCCGGTACGGACGGCCTCGCGCTCGACCCGCCACCGGGCTGTCCCGCCCACGGCCGAGGTCCCGGCGGACTCCACCGGCTCTACGGCCCCGAGGCGGATGACCTGGGAGCCCTGTACGAGGAACTCCGTGATGAGCACGGTGCGGTCGCCCCCGTACTGCTCCACAACGACGTGCCGATCTGGGTGGTGCTCGGCCACGCGGAGAACCTGCACATGGTGAGCACACCCACCCACTTCTCCCGGGACAGCCGTCTGTGGACCGCCGTCAAGGACGGCACGGCCGGCCCCGAACACCCGCTCGCGCCGCACATCGCCTGGCAGCCCATCTGCTCCCACGCCGAGGGCGACGAGCATCTGCGGCTGCGCGGCGCGGTCATGGGCGCCATGTCGACCATCAATCACCGCACCATCCGGCGGCACATCAACCGGGCGACCCAGATCCTGGTCAACCGCTTCTGCGAGAAGGGCCGGGCGGAGCTGGTCAGCCAGTTCGCCGAGCACCTTCCGATGGCCGTGCTGTGCCAGATCATCGGCATGCCCGACCAGTACGACGACCGTCTGGTGCAGGCCACCCGCGACCTGCTCAAGGGCACCGAGACCGCGATCGCCAGCAACGAGTACGTCATGAACATCCTGATCCGGCACACCGCCCGCCGCCGGGACCAGATCGCGGACGACTTCACGGGCCATCTCATCAACCACCCGGCAGGGCTCACCGACGACGAGGTCGCCCAGCATCTGCGCCTGGTGCTGCTGGCCGCTTACGAGGCCACGGCCAACCTGCTCGCCAACGTGCTGCGTGTGGTGCTCATCGACCCGCGCTTCCGCGCCCGGTTGAACGGCGGGCAGATGACGGTCCCCGAGGCGGTCGAGCAGTCGCTGTGGGACGAACCCCCGTTCAGCGCCGTCCTCGGCTACTTCGCCAAGCAGGACACCGAGTTGGGCGGCCGGACCATCCGGCGGGGCGACGGCCTGATCCTCGGCATCGCGCCGGGCAACATCGACCCCCGGGTACGCCCCGACCTCAAGGCCGACATGATGGGCAACCGGTCCCACCTCGCCTTCGGCGGCGGACCCCACGAGTGCCCGGGACAGGACATCGGCCGCGCCATCGCCGACGTCGGCGTCGAGGCGCTGCTGATGCGGCTGCCCGACGTCGAACTCGAAGGCGACGAGGACGAGTTGCGCTGGCGTTCGTCGATGTCGTCGCGGCACCTGGTGGACCTTCCGGTCTACTTCGAGCCGCGGCCGCCCGAGGAGGTGCGGGACGTGATGTCCGCCCCGGCGATCCCGCCGCAGCGGCCGCCCTGGCAGGTCGGCACCGACCAGCCCGCGGTGTCCGCGCAGCGGCCCGAGCCACCGCTGCCGACATCGACGCCCGCGCCGCTGACGACGGCACCGGCGCCCGTACCCGTCCGCCCCGCGGGGGCCTGGCAGCGCTTCCTGGCGTGGTGGCGCGGCTACTGAGCGGGCGGCCGGGGCTCCCGGCTACCGCGCCCAGTCGTCGTGCGCGGACCAGGCCCGGAGCACCCGCGCACTGACGAACCGGTGCGCCAGCCCCGTGACCGGATCGGTGAACTCCAGCTTCCGCGCGAGCAGTTGGAGCGGGCGCCGGAAGTCGCCGGCCGGCACGGGGCCGGTCACCACCGGGTAGAGCGGATCGCCGAGGATGGGCACGCCCAGCGCGGTCATGTGCACCCGGAGCTGATGGGTCTGTCCGGTGCGCGGCACCAGCCGGTAGCGTCCCAACCCGTCGCGGTGCTCGCGGAGTTCGACCCGGCTCACGGCGTTCGGCTCGCCCGCCACCTCCCGCGCGGCCAGCACCCCGCGCTCCTTCACGATCCGGCTGCGGACCGTCCGCGGCAGGGCGAGCCCCTCGTCGTACGGGGCCACCGCCTCGTACTCCTTGGCGACGAGCCGGTCGCGGAACAGCGACTGGTAGGCGCCGCGCTCCTCGGGCCGCACGGTGAACAGCACCAGCCCGGCGGTGAGCCGGTCGAGGCGGTGCGCGGCGCCCAGCGCCGGGATGTCCAGCTCCCGCCGCAGCCGGGCGAGCGCGGTCTCGGCGACATGGCTGCCCCGCGGTGTGGTGGCGAGGAAGTGGGGTTTGTCGGCCACCACGACATGCGCGTCGCGGTACACGACGTCGACGGCGAACGGCACCCGCTCCTCGTCGGGCAGCTCCCGGTGGAACCACACGAACATCCCCGGCTCGTACACCGTGCCGGACTCCACCGGCCGCCCGTCCGCCCGCACGATCAGCCCGTCCGCGAGCATCGTGTCGATCACCCCGGCACCGGCCGCGAGCCGCTCCACCAGATGCTCCCGCACGGTGGCCCACCCCCCGGCCTGCGGCAGCCTGACGCGCACGGGGTCGACGCCGTCGCGCTGCGGCAGGGGGGAGGGCGGGATCCTGGGCTTACGTCTCACCCGCTCAAGCCTACGGGCGGCGGCGGTGCGGGGCGCTCCCCGCCCGGCGGTGCGAGGCGGGGGCGGGGGCGGGCGTCGGAGTCAGGCGTACGAGGCCGGGGCCGCCTCGGGAGCCTGGGCCGCCGTCGTCCGCGCCCGGTACGCCCGGTAGGCCGCACCGGCGAGCAGGGTCGACCCCAGGAACAGCACCGTGAACCACTGGAAGTACCAGTGACCGCCCGCCGGGTCGTACACCGCGGCGCGCGGCCAGGCGAGGTCGACGCTCATGAGGAGACCGTAGACGAGGGCGATCGCGTTGACCGGGACGCCCCAGCGGCCCAGCGAGAAGAGCGGAGCGCCCGTCTCGTCGGTCCCGCCTGCGGTGAACTCGCCACGCAGCCGGCGCACCAGCATGGGCCCGGTCACCATCGCGTACGCCAGGTACAGCATCACGATGCAGGTGGTGCCGATCGCCAGAAAGGCCTCGGGGGAGGCGAAGTTCAGCAGCAGCAGGGCGGCCGCGAGGACACCGACCGTGAGCGCGGGGACGCTCGGCATGCCGGTGCGCGGGTTGACCCTCGCGAGCCGGTGGGAGAAGGGGAGCCGGCCGTCCCGGGCCATCGAGAAGAGCATGCGGCAGGCGGCCGTCTGGATCGCGAGCGTCGCCACCGCGACGGCCACCACCACGTCGGCGAGCAGTGCCCGGCCCACCCCGTCCCCGAGGCTGCTGGTCAGCACGTAGCTCAGGCCGTCCACGCCCAGGTGCCCGTCGGTGAGGCTGGGCGCGGCCAGCAGTCCGCCGAGCACGATCAGTCCGCCGAGCAGACCCGCCGCGCCGAGTGCGGTGAGGATCGTCCGGGGAGCGGTGCGCCGGGGGTTGTGCGTCTCCTCGCTCATCTCGCCGGCGCTGTCGAAGCCGATCATCACGTAGGCCGCCGTGAAGGAGCCCACCATCAGCGCCCCGAGCAGGCCCGGTCCACCCGCACCGGTGTGGAAGGTGATGCCGGGTGAGCGCTCGGAGTGGGTGAACAGCAGGACGATGATCAGAACGGCGCCGATGATCTCGGCGGTGACGCCGATACGGTTGATCATCGACAT includes:
- a CDS encoding DUF742 domain-containing protein; this encodes MTPPQRRRRHPTEEPREVPQGSPPHGGAAPAEAPQEGQEQDPKIPGRLYVLTGGSEGGDRADLDLVTLIVARADPPAPTTQPEQSVLLRLCRAPLSVAELSAYLNLPFSVVTVLLTELLTAELVQARAPIVRSALPDRSLLEAVMHGLQKL
- a CDS encoding GTP-binding protein — translated: MDFKSSDTITGPRAEDHLPHTATAAVKIVIVGGFGVGKTTMVGAVSEIKPLTTEETMTQAGIGIDDNYGSETKTATTVAMDFGRISITEQLVLYLFGTPGQERFWFLWNGLFEGALGAVVLIDTRRLEVSFDVIGRLEERGVPFVIAINDFPDAPSYPIEDLRTALDLSEEIPIVRCDARRRASSRDVLMTLMRFLHSLAMSPSRA
- a CDS encoding cytochrome P450; the encoded protein is MTPEPHSPAGTDGLALDPPPGCPAHGRGPGGLHRLYGPEADDLGALYEELRDEHGAVAPVLLHNDVPIWVVLGHAENLHMVSTPTHFSRDSRLWTAVKDGTAGPEHPLAPHIAWQPICSHAEGDEHLRLRGAVMGAMSTINHRTIRRHINRATQILVNRFCEKGRAELVSQFAEHLPMAVLCQIIGMPDQYDDRLVQATRDLLKGTETAIASNEYVMNILIRHTARRRDQIADDFTGHLINHPAGLTDDEVAQHLRLVLLAAYEATANLLANVLRVVLIDPRFRARLNGGQMTVPEAVEQSLWDEPPFSAVLGYFAKQDTELGGRTIRRGDGLILGIAPGNIDPRVRPDLKADMMGNRSHLAFGGGPHECPGQDIGRAIADVGVEALLMRLPDVELEGDEDELRWRSSMSSRHLVDLPVYFEPRPPEEVRDVMSAPAIPPQRPPWQVGTDQPAVSAQRPEPPLPTSTPAPLTTAPAPVPVRPAGAWQRFLAWWRGY
- a CDS encoding RluA family pseudouridine synthase, yielding MRRKPRIPPSPLPQRDGVDPVRVRLPQAGGWATVREHLVERLAAGAGVIDTMLADGLIVRADGRPVESGTVYEPGMFVWFHRELPDEERVPFAVDVVYRDAHVVVADKPHFLATTPRGSHVAETALARLRRELDIPALGAAHRLDRLTAGLVLFTVRPEERGAYQSLFRDRLVAKEYEAVAPYDEGLALPRTVRSRIVKERGVLAAREVAGEPNAVSRVELREHRDGLGRYRLVPRTGQTHQLRVHMTALGVPILGDPLYPVVTGPVPAGDFRRPLQLLARKLEFTDPVTGLAHRFVSARVLRAWSAHDDWAR
- a CDS encoding amino acid permease, producing MTTTAPSDVRPDPPHSPDDGSLTPFGYRQELRRSLGRYASFAAGFSFISVLTTVFQFFAFGYAFGGPVFFWTWPAVLVGQLTVAACFAELAARYPLSGAIYQWSSRLSNLSFGWFAGWIMVIGQIVVVAAAALALQMVLPAIWSGFQLVGDDPAPTSPDGAANAAVLGVVLLVLTTLVNVVDNRVMSMINRIGVTAEIIGAVLIIVLLFTHSERSPGITFHTGAGGPGLLGALMVGSFTAAYVMIGFDSAGEMSEETHNPRRTAPRTILTALGAAGLLGGLIVLGGLLAAPSLTDGHLGVDGLSYVLTSSLGDGVGRALLADVVVAVAVATLAIQTAACRMLFSMARDGRLPFSHRLARVNPRTGMPSVPALTVGVLAAALLLLNFASPEAFLAIGTTCIVMLYLAYAMVTGPMLVRRLRGEFTAGGTDETGAPLFSLGRWGVPVNAIALVYGLLMSVDLAWPRAAVYDPAGGHWYFQWFTVLFLGSTLLAGAAYRAYRARTTAAQAPEAAPASYA